The proteins below come from a single Serpentinimonas raichei genomic window:
- a CDS encoding type IV pilin protein, producing MPLRRALAGFTLIELMIVVAIIAILAAIALPSYQRHVTETRRDAATACLLELAQFAERHYTTRMSYERLDPNFPVANERVPLPMTQCRTDLAAFYNFSIVVPNARSYTLEAVAQGGQATRDAACLTLRLDQRGTQTALDSANAASAGCW from the coding sequence TTGCCGCTGCGCCGAGCGCTCGCAGGCTTCACCCTGATCGAACTCATGATCGTGGTGGCCATCATCGCCATTCTGGCGGCGATCGCCCTGCCGAGCTACCAGCGCCACGTCACCGAAACGCGGCGCGACGCGGCCACCGCCTGCCTGCTGGAGCTGGCGCAGTTTGCCGAGCGCCACTACACCACGCGCATGAGCTACGAACGCCTAGACCCAAACTTCCCGGTCGCAAACGAACGTGTGCCGCTGCCCATGACCCAGTGCCGCACCGACTTGGCCGCCTTCTACAATTTCAGTATCGTCGTGCCCAACGCGCGCAGCTACACCCTTGAGGCCGTGGCCCAAGGCGGCCAAGCCACCCGCGATGCGGCCTGCCTGACGCTGCGCCTCGATCAGCGCGGCACCCAAACGGCGTTGGACAGCGCCAATGCGGCGAGCGCGGGTTGCTGGTGA
- a CDS encoding flavodoxin family protein, giving the protein MSKVIVVYHSGYGHTQRMAQSVAEGAGAQLLAIDADGNLPEGGWEALDAADAIVMGSPTYMGSVSWQFKKFADASSKAWFAQQWKDKLFAGFTNSATMNGDKLSTLHYLFTLAMQHGGVWVGTGMMPSNSKAAQRNDVNFVGSSSGAMAQTPSDAGAHEMLSGDLETARLFGQRVAAAAVRWRG; this is encoded by the coding sequence ATGAGCAAAGTCATTGTTGTTTACCACTCCGGCTACGGCCATACGCAGCGCATGGCGCAATCGGTTGCCGAGGGCGCCGGGGCCCAACTGCTGGCCATCGACGCCGATGGCAACCTGCCTGAAGGCGGCTGGGAGGCGCTCGACGCCGCCGACGCCATCGTCATGGGCTCGCCCACCTACATGGGCAGCGTGAGCTGGCAGTTCAAGAAATTTGCCGACGCCTCCAGCAAGGCCTGGTTTGCGCAGCAGTGGAAAGACAAGCTCTTTGCCGGCTTCACCAACAGCGCCACCATGAACGGCGACAAGCTCTCGACCCTGCACTACCTCTTTACGCTGGCGATGCAGCACGGCGGCGTTTGGGTGGGCACCGGCATGATGCCCAGCAACAGCAAGGCAGCGCAGCGCAACGATGTGAACTTCGTCGGTTCATCGAGCGGTGCCATGGCCCAAACCCCGTCGGATGCCGGGGCGCACGAAATGCTCAGCGGCGACCTAGAAACCGCGCGCCTGTTTGGCCAGCGCGTGGCGGCGGCGGCGGTGCGCTGGCGCGGTTGA
- the dnaE gene encoding DNA polymerase III subunit alpha translates to MSDLPDSPAAPAFVHLRLHTEFSVVDGTTRIDAVAAAAAADGQPALAITDLNNLFGAVKFYQAARSQGVQPILGAEVLLQGLGPPPAAGAGSAAPPIWPRLLLLAQNHTGYLNLCELLARGWSSNLLRDQGVLKWDWLRQHHEGLIVLSGAAAGPVGQALLAGDEAAAAALAQQLAGTFAQRFYLEVQRAGRADDERHLRATVPLAARLGLPLVATHPVQFLQADDFQAHEARVCIAEGEILGNPRRPRRFTREQYFKTGADMAALFADLPGALAQTLEIARRCSLRLTLGKPQLPAFPIPPVDGQQLGTEDYFRHVAQQGLQQRLQQLYTDAAERARQQERYQERLEFELGTIVKMGFPGYFLIVSDFILWAKAHGCPVGPGRGSGAGSLVAYALQITDLDPLRYQLLFERFLNPERVSMPDFDIDFCQANRDRVIDYVKGKYGLAAVSQIATFGTLAARAAIRDVGRVLDFPYGFCDGISKLIPNKPGQSVTLQYPPRPKPEGDKTLYAIEMEPLLAERIAKEDEVRQLIELAQKLEGLTRNVGMHAGGVLIAPGKLTDFCPLYQQPGSNAAVSQYDKDDVEAIGLVKFDFLGLATLTILEQAKELIVQRHPQQADFAYETLALDDAATYRLFQEGKTEAVFQFESRGMQGMLRDAKPSRLEDLIALNALYRPGPMDLIPSFVARKHGREVVQYPHPLLEQVLSETYGIMVYQEQVMQTAQILGGYSLGGADLLRRAMGKKKPEEMAQQRLVFRQGAAGQGLSPAQADEVFDLMEKFAGYGFNKSHAAAYSLLAYHTAWIKVHYTAEFFCANLTLEMDDTDKLKLLVEDAQRFNITFEPPDVNLGGYRFDPVSAQCIRYGLGAVKGTGQQAIEAIVAARQGHGAGPRATVVGPFSSLFDFCARIERGRLNKRTVEALVKAGAFDRLHPDRAAALASVELAFDFAQAQQANALQGGLFDLPGQAGGHGASDQEPALAEAPPWSVRERLTHEKAALGFYFSGHLFDQAADEVRRIARTPLADVTESREPQLLAGIVGDLRVINGQRGKVALFKLDDRSAVLEASADDALLQAHRHLLQDDELVLLQVLVQPDRFSGGLRLKVQQVWDLPAARCRFGKYLRVAVGPTQRPEVAALLQAHPPRRHQTELGEVLRGLPLRLEVEFETVRATLQLDPQRAQCYPCDAALAAWRTQAHQQRAEVVYD, encoded by the coding sequence ATGTCTGATTTGCCCGATTCACCCGCTGCTCCCGCCTTCGTCCACTTGCGCCTGCACACCGAGTTTTCGGTGGTCGATGGCACCACGCGCATCGACGCGGTGGCGGCCGCCGCCGCCGCCGATGGCCAGCCGGCGCTGGCCATTACCGACCTCAACAACCTCTTTGGCGCCGTCAAGTTCTACCAGGCGGCGCGCAGCCAAGGCGTGCAGCCCATCCTCGGGGCCGAGGTGCTGCTGCAGGGGCTGGGCCCGCCGCCCGCTGCGGGTGCAGGCAGCGCCGCGCCGCCTATTTGGCCGCGCCTGCTGCTGCTGGCGCAAAACCACACCGGCTACCTGAACCTGTGCGAGCTGCTGGCGCGTGGCTGGAGCAGCAACCTGCTGCGCGACCAGGGCGTGCTCAAGTGGGACTGGTTGCGCCAGCACCACGAGGGCCTGATCGTGCTCAGCGGGGCTGCTGCCGGGCCGGTGGGGCAGGCGCTGCTGGCGGGCGATGAAGCCGCCGCCGCCGCGCTGGCGCAGCAACTGGCGGGCACCTTTGCGCAGCGTTTCTACCTCGAAGTGCAGCGCGCCGGCCGCGCCGACGACGAACGCCACCTGCGCGCCACCGTGCCCTTGGCGGCGCGGCTGGGGTTGCCGCTGGTGGCCACGCACCCGGTGCAGTTCCTGCAGGCCGACGATTTTCAGGCGCACGAGGCGCGCGTGTGCATCGCCGAAGGCGAGATTTTGGGCAACCCGCGCCGGCCCCGGCGTTTCACGCGCGAGCAGTATTTCAAGACCGGTGCCGACATGGCGGCCCTGTTTGCCGACCTGCCCGGCGCGCTGGCGCAAACGCTCGAGATCGCGCGCCGCTGCAGCCTGCGGCTCACGCTGGGCAAGCCGCAGTTGCCGGCCTTCCCCATTCCGCCCGTAGATGGGCAGCAACTGGGCACCGAAGACTACTTTCGCCACGTCGCGCAGCAAGGCTTGCAGCAGCGCCTGCAGCAGCTTTACACCGATGCAGCCGAGCGCGCGCGCCAGCAGGAGCGCTACCAAGAGCGGCTTGAATTCGAGCTCGGCACCATCGTCAAAATGGGTTTTCCGGGCTACTTTCTGATCGTCTCGGACTTCATCCTCTGGGCCAAGGCGCACGGCTGCCCAGTCGGGCCGGGGCGCGGCTCTGGGGCCGGTTCGCTGGTGGCCTACGCGCTGCAAATCACCGACCTCGACCCGCTGCGCTACCAATTGCTGTTCGAGCGCTTTTTGAACCCCGAGCGCGTCTCGATGCCCGACTTCGACATCGACTTCTGCCAAGCCAACCGCGACCGCGTGATCGACTACGTCAAGGGCAAATACGGGCTGGCGGCGGTGAGCCAAATCGCCACCTTTGGCACCCTGGCGGCGCGCGCGGCGATCCGCGACGTGGGGCGCGTGCTCGATTTCCCCTACGGTTTTTGCGACGGCATCTCCAAGCTCATCCCCAACAAACCCGGCCAGAGCGTGACGCTGCAATACCCGCCCCGGCCCAAGCCCGAAGGCGATAAAACCCTGTACGCGATCGAGATGGAGCCGCTGCTGGCCGAGCGCATCGCCAAAGAAGACGAGGTGCGCCAACTAATCGAGCTGGCGCAAAAGCTCGAGGGCCTGACGCGCAACGTGGGCATGCACGCCGGCGGGGTGCTGATCGCGCCCGGCAAACTCACCGATTTTTGCCCGCTCTACCAGCAGCCCGGCAGCAACGCCGCCGTGAGCCAGTACGACAAAGACGATGTGGAAGCGATCGGTCTCGTCAAGTTCGACTTCCTTGGCCTGGCCACCCTCACCATTCTGGAGCAGGCCAAAGAGCTGATCGTGCAGCGCCACCCGCAGCAGGCTGATTTTGCCTACGAAACGCTGGCGCTCGACGATGCCGCCACCTACCGCTTGTTCCAGGAAGGCAAAACCGAGGCCGTGTTCCAGTTCGAGAGCCGCGGCATGCAGGGCATGTTGCGCGACGCCAAACCAAGCCGGCTCGAAGACCTGATCGCCCTCAACGCGCTCTACCGCCCCGGCCCGATGGACCTGATCCCCAGCTTCGTGGCGCGCAAGCACGGGCGCGAGGTGGTGCAATACCCGCACCCGCTGCTGGAGCAGGTGCTGTCCGAGACCTACGGCATCATGGTCTATCAAGAGCAGGTGATGCAGACGGCGCAGATCCTGGGCGGCTACAGCCTGGGCGGCGCCGACCTGCTGCGGCGCGCCATGGGCAAGAAAAAGCCCGAAGAAATGGCGCAGCAGCGGCTGGTCTTTCGCCAGGGGGCGGCCGGCCAGGGCCTGAGCCCGGCGCAGGCCGACGAGGTGTTTGACCTGATGGAAAAGTTCGCAGGCTACGGCTTCAACAAGTCGCACGCCGCCGCCTACTCGCTGCTGGCCTACCACACCGCCTGGATCAAGGTGCACTACACGGCCGAATTCTTCTGCGCCAACCTGACGCTGGAGATGGACGACACCGACAAGCTCAAGCTGCTGGTGGAAGACGCGCAGCGCTTCAACATCACCTTCGAGCCGCCGGACGTGAACCTGGGCGGCTACCGCTTCGATCCGGTGAGCGCGCAGTGCATCCGCTACGGCCTCGGGGCCGTCAAGGGCACCGGGCAGCAGGCCATCGAGGCCATCGTGGCCGCGCGCCAAGGCCATGGCGCGGGGCCGCGGGCCACGGTGGTGGGGCCGTTTAGCAGCCTGTTCGATTTTTGCGCCCGCATCGAACGCGGCCGCCTCAACAAGCGCACCGTCGAGGCGCTGGTCAAGGCCGGCGCCTTCGACCGCCTGCACCCGGATCGCGCCGCCGCGCTGGCCTCGGTCGAGCTGGCCTTTGATTTTGCCCAGGCGCAGCAGGCCAACGCCTTGCAGGGCGGCTTGTTCGACCTGCCCGGCCAAGCCGGCGGCCACGGCGCCAGCGACCAAGAGCCGGCGCTGGCCGAGGCGCCGCCGTGGAGCGTGCGCGAGCGCCTGACACACGAAAAAGCCGCGCTCGGGTTTTACTTTTCGGGCCACCTGTTCGACCAAGCCGCCGACGAAGTGCGGCGCATCGCCCGCACCCCCTTGGCCGACGTGACCGAAAGCCGCGAGCCGCAGCTGCTGGCCGGCATCGTGGGCGATTTGCGCGTGATCAACGGCCAGCGCGGCAAGGTGGCACTATTCAAGCTCGACGACCGCAGCGCCGTGCTAGAAGCCAGCGCCGACGACGCGCTGCTGCAGGCGCACCGCCACCTACTGCAAGACGACGAACTGGTGCTGCTGCAAGTGCTGGTGCAGCCCGACCGTTTTTCGGGCGGGCTGCGCCTCAAGGTGCAGCAGGTGTGGGACTTGCCCGCTGCCCGCTGCCGCTTTGGCAAATACCTGCGCGTGGCCGTGGGGCCCACCCAGCGCCCCGAGGTCGCTGCGCTGCTGCAAGCGCACCCGCCCCGGCGCCACCAGACAGAGCTGGGCGAGGTGCTGCGTGGCCTGCCGCTGCGCCTCGAAGTGGAATTCGAGACCGTGCGCGCCACGCTGCAGCTCGACCCTCAGCGCGCCCAGTGCTACCCCTGCGACGCCGCGCTGGCCGCCTGGCGCACCCAAGCGCACCAGCAGCGCGCCGAGGTGGTGTACGACTGA
- a CDS encoding ExbD/TolR family protein produces the protein MTPSNLEPDQGELHSEINMIPLIDVMLVLLIVFIVTVPVITHSIDVQLPRAATEASAPQPQAVRLSVDAQGGFHWNDAAVPDAELMQRLHALAQQVPQPPLHLEGDAAARYERVALALAAAQRAGIERLVFITQP, from the coding sequence ATGACCCCCTCCAACCTCGAACCCGACCAGGGCGAACTGCACAGCGAGATCAACATGATTCCGCTCATCGACGTGATGCTGGTGCTGCTGATCGTGTTTATCGTGACCGTGCCCGTGATCACGCACTCCATCGACGTGCAACTGCCGCGCGCCGCCACCGAGGCCAGTGCGCCGCAGCCGCAGGCGGTGCGCCTGAGCGTCGATGCGCAGGGCGGCTTTCACTGGAACGACGCCGCCGTGCCCGATGCCGAACTGATGCAGCGCTTGCACGCGCTGGCGCAGCAGGTGCCGCAACCCCCGCTGCATTTGGAAGGCGACGCCGCCGCCCGCTACGAGCGGGTGGCACTGGCCTTGGCCGCCGCGCAGCGCGCCGGCATCGAGCGGCTGGTGTTCATCACACAGCCCTGA
- a CDS encoding pirin family protein, giving the protein MMHIRRSAERGHADHGWLQSRHSFSFADYYDPAHMGWGNLRVINEDWIAPGTGFGTHGHRDMEIVTYVLQGRLAHRDSMGNVETIAPGEVQRMSAGTGVRHSEFNHEPGGQTHLLQIWIEPSLKGVAPSYEQTTFADEQKRGRLRLVASHGGAEGSVHINADAALYAGLFDGAEAAELALSPARKAYVHLVRGALSVNGTALQGGDAALLQAETQLKLSDGQDAEVLVFDLAA; this is encoded by the coding sequence ATGATGCACATCCGCCGCAGCGCCGAGCGTGGCCATGCCGACCACGGCTGGCTGCAAAGCCGCCACTCCTTCTCTTTTGCCGACTACTACGACCCGGCCCACATGGGCTGGGGCAATCTGCGCGTGATCAACGAAGACTGGATCGCGCCCGGAACCGGTTTTGGCACCCACGGGCACCGCGACATGGAGATCGTCACCTACGTGCTGCAAGGCCGCTTGGCGCACCGCGACAGCATGGGCAATGTGGAAACCATCGCCCCCGGCGAGGTGCAGCGCATGAGCGCGGGCACCGGCGTGCGCCACAGCGAGTTCAACCACGAGCCCGGCGGGCAGACGCATTTGCTGCAAATTTGGATTGAGCCCAGCCTCAAGGGCGTGGCGCCCAGCTACGAGCAAACAACCTTTGCCGATGAACAAAAGCGCGGCCGCCTGCGCCTGGTGGCCAGCCATGGCGGGGCCGAGGGATCGGTGCACATCAACGCCGATGCGGCGCTCTACGCCGGCCTGTTTGATGGCGCCGAGGCGGCCGAGCTGGCGCTAAGCCCGGCCCGCAAGGCCTATGTGCACTTGGTGCGCGGCGCTTTGAGCGTGAACGGCACCGCCTTGCAAGGTGGTGATGCGGCCCTGTTGCAAGCCGAGACCCAACTTAAGCTGAGCGACGGCCAAGATGCCGAGGTGCTGGTCTTCGATCTGGCGGCCTGA
- a CDS encoding MotA/TolQ/ExbB proton channel family protein has translation METHFGLTYVWHQGDWIIRGTALVLLGMSIATWVVIVLKALHLRQLRARAQVLENFWHSKDFAEGLHKLGPDGHNPFYLLALQGREATSHILHLDGEHPRQLHDNLDVSDWVTRSLRNALDDSSARLQSGLAILASVGSTAPYVGLFGTVWKIYHALIGIGAGGTATIDQVAGPIGAALIMTALGLVVAIPAVLGYNALLRGNKAIQHRLNRFAHDLHAYFVTGHRVASNRPGAASPAAAPASPLRHEAPAP, from the coding sequence ATGGAAACCCATTTTGGACTGACCTACGTCTGGCACCAAGGCGACTGGATCATTCGCGGCACCGCGCTCGTGCTGCTTGGCATGTCGATCGCCACTTGGGTGGTGATCGTGCTCAAGGCGCTGCACTTGCGCCAACTGCGTGCGCGTGCGCAAGTGCTGGAAAACTTCTGGCACAGCAAAGACTTTGCCGAAGGCCTCCACAAACTCGGCCCCGACGGCCACAACCCCTTCTACCTGCTGGCGCTGCAAGGGCGCGAAGCCACCAGCCACATCTTGCACCTGGACGGCGAACACCCACGCCAACTGCACGACAACCTCGACGTGAGCGACTGGGTTACGCGCTCCCTGCGCAACGCGCTCGACGACAGCAGCGCGCGCCTGCAGTCTGGCCTGGCCATCTTGGCCTCGGTCGGCTCCACCGCGCCCTACGTCGGGCTGTTTGGTACGGTCTGGAAGATCTACCACGCCCTGATCGGCATCGGGGCGGGCGGCACCGCCACCATCGACCAAGTGGCCGGGCCGATTGGTGCCGCGCTAATCATGACCGCGCTCGGGCTGGTGGTGGCCATTCCGGCCGTGCTGGGCTACAACGCATTGCTGCGCGGCAACAAAGCCATCCAGCACCGGCTCAACCGCTTCGCCCACGACCTGCACGCCTACTTCGTGACCGGGCACCGGGTGGCCTCGAACCGCCCCGGCGCTGCCAGCCCAGCAGCGGCGCCGGCCAGCCCACTCCGACACGAGGCACCCGCACCATGA
- a CDS encoding DoxX family protein produces the protein MNALQNPLALLSRLLLAALFLPAGINKIGGFSGTAAYIGSVGLPFPELGAALAIAIEVLCGIALILGLGTRYAALVLAGFTLVASFYFHAYWAMPAEQQMMQQLMFMKNIGVVGGLLALAALGAGAYSLDARRKT, from the coding sequence ATGAACGCACTGCAAAACCCCCTCGCCCTGCTGTCCCGCCTCTTGTTGGCAGCCTTGTTTCTTCCCGCTGGCATCAACAAGATCGGTGGCTTCTCCGGTACGGCGGCCTATATCGGATCAGTCGGCTTGCCCTTTCCCGAACTGGGCGCAGCCCTTGCCATTGCCATCGAGGTGTTGTGCGGCATCGCCCTGATCTTGGGTTTGGGCACGCGCTATGCGGCGCTGGTGTTGGCCGGATTCACTTTGGTGGCCTCCTTTTACTTTCACGCCTACTGGGCCATGCCGGCTGAGCAGCAAATGATGCAGCAACTGATGTTTATGAAAAACATAGGTGTAGTTGGTGGTCTGTTGGCCTTGGCCGCATTGGGCGCCGGTGCATACAGCCTTGACGCGCGCCGCAAGACATAA
- a CDS encoding energy transducer TonB, translating into MPLLHRPWRALVRPVSVTAAVLLAHVAALWAFHSGWRPPAPAGVGVVRVEVELRAQASGVAATAPAPAPAASAPNGAAPRAAPERPSRPEPPRPEPPRPPAPRPTPIQPAPASPSPASERVPQAAPAPPSPQGAAAAEASPQQTLHNAAPSHALPGSAASAQGSSAAAQGSTEAAAGRAPAAPAAPAAPQIVLPSSSAAHLHNPAPAYPVLSRRLGEQGRVLLRVRIEADGSASAAQIYASSGFVRLDQAAQQAVLRWRFVPGTRNGEAQAMWFLVPIHFVLE; encoded by the coding sequence ATGCCCCTGCTCCATCGGCCTTGGCGCGCCCTTGTGCGCCCCGTCAGCGTGACCGCCGCCGTGCTGCTGGCGCACGTGGCGGCGCTGTGGGCCTTCCACAGCGGTTGGCGTCCGCCCGCGCCCGCCGGGGTGGGGGTGGTGCGGGTGGAGGTCGAATTGCGCGCCCAGGCCTCTGGCGTCGCCGCTACGGCGCCAGCCCCGGCCCCCGCTGCCAGCGCGCCCAATGGGGCTGCACCGCGCGCCGCGCCCGAGCGCCCGTCACGACCTGAACCACCCCGCCCTGAACCACCGCGCCCTCCGGCACCGAGGCCGACGCCGATACAGCCCGCACCGGCAAGCCCCAGCCCGGCGTCTGAGCGCGTGCCGCAAGCGGCCCCGGCGCCACCCAGCCCGCAAGGGGCAGCGGCTGCCGAAGCCAGCCCGCAGCAGACCCTACACAACGCCGCCCCAAGCCACGCGCTGCCGGGCAGCGCTGCGAGTGCCCAAGGCAGCAGCGCCGCCGCCCAAGGCTCGACCGAAGCGGCAGCGGGCCGAGCGCCCGCCGCACCAGCCGCACCCGCCGCACCGCAGATCGTACTGCCCTCGAGCAGCGCCGCCCACCTGCACAACCCGGCCCCTGCCTACCCGGTCTTGAGCCGCCGCTTGGGCGAGCAAGGCCGCGTGCTGCTGCGGGTGCGCATCGAGGCCGACGGCAGCGCCTCGGCGGCACAAATCTACGCATCCAGCGGTTTTGTGCGGCTCGACCAAGCGGCGCAGCAGGCGGTGTTGCGCTGGCGTTTTGTGCCCGGCACCCGCAACGGCGAGGCGCAAGCGATGTGGTTCCTCGTCCCCATTCATTTCGTACTGGAGTAA
- a CDS encoding LysR family transcriptional regulator, with protein MPSPRNALSPENLHLIGTVARCGSLAAAARELGMVPSALTYRVRQVEDALDVLLFDRRSRRATLTRAGQELLRASEHLLRELDAVALRVRRIATGWEPELTLAADAVIASAPLFDLCHDFYALAAPTRLRLRTETLSGTLEALLNGQADLALGVALDGSGLPGLRSGLLGEVEFVFVVAPQHALAGATEPLTPATIQPHRVVAVADTAPPGRGQSVGLLPGQDVLTVPTMQHKLAAQLRGLGCGSLPLPLVQGHLQTGALLRKRTTLPARVYRIGYAWRSAESPGPGPALQWWLDRLANPASTSALLHHAAGG; from the coding sequence ATGCCCAGCCCCCGCAACGCCTTGTCGCCCGAAAACCTGCACCTGATCGGCACCGTGGCGCGCTGCGGCAGCCTGGCGGCGGCGGCGCGCGAGCTGGGCATGGTGCCCAGCGCCCTGACCTACCGCGTGCGCCAAGTCGAAGACGCGCTCGATGTGCTGCTGTTCGACCGCCGCTCGCGCCGCGCCACCCTGACCCGCGCCGGGCAGGAGCTGCTGCGCGCCAGCGAACACCTGCTGCGCGAGCTCGACGCGGTGGCACTGCGCGTGCGCCGCATCGCCACCGGGTGGGAACCCGAACTCACGCTGGCGGCCGATGCGGTGATCGCCAGCGCGCCGCTGTTTGATCTGTGCCACGATTTTTACGCCCTCGCGGCCCCGACGCGGCTGCGCCTGCGCACCGAAACCCTGTCGGGCACGCTCGAAGCCTTGTTGAACGGGCAGGCCGATCTGGCCTTGGGGGTGGCACTCGATGGCAGCGGTCTGCCGGGGCTGCGCAGCGGCCTTTTGGGTGAAGTGGAGTTTGTGTTCGTGGTGGCACCCCAGCATGCGCTGGCCGGCGCCACCGAGCCACTCACCCCGGCCACCATCCAGCCGCACCGCGTGGTGGCGGTGGCCGACACCGCGCCGCCTGGGCGCGGCCAGAGCGTGGGCCTGCTGCCAGGGCAAGACGTGCTCACCGTGCCCACCATGCAGCACAAGCTGGCGGCGCAACTGCGCGGCTTGGGTTGCGGCTCCTTGCCGCTGCCGCTGGTGCAAGGGCACTTGCAAACGGGCGCCCTGCTGCGCAAGCGCACCACCTTGCCGGCCAGGGTGTACCGCATCGGCTACGCCTGGCGCAGCGCCGAAAGCCCCGGCCCCGGCCCGGCCCTGCAGTGGTGGCTGGATCGGCTGGCCAACCCGGCCAGCACCAGCGCGCTGCTGCACCATGCGGCCGGGGGCTGA